Sequence from the uncultured Draconibacterium sp. genome:
CCAGAATCAGTTCTTTGCTGCAATTTTGGTTAATGGCAATTTCGCCAACTTTTGGAAGTAGTGTAAAATTAATTCGTCCCGATTCGTTCTTTTTGTCGTGCGTCATTAATTGATATAACGCTTCAAAATCTGATTCTTCAATTTCGAACTTACCGTAAATATCCAACATCCATTTGGTCAGCTCATTGCAATCGGTTTGCGGGAAACCACACCTATTTACCGACAAGAACAATTCGGCGATCATGGCATAAGCAACGGCATAACCATGCAGAATGGGCCGGTTTTGTTTCATGGCCAGACTTTCAAAAGCATGGCCCACCGTATGCCCGAAATTCAGTGCTTTACGAATGTTATTTTCAGTTAAGTCGTTGGCTACAAAATATTCTTTCACATTCACCGAGTGGCGGATAATTTCCTGCAACAGATCGTAATCTATAGTATCAAAGTCAAAATCTTTAAGCTCGGCCAGGTGTTCCGTACTGTGAATCAATCCGTGTTTGATCATTTCGGCAAACCCCGAAATAAAATTGTTGCGATCGATTGTTTTCAGAAAATCAGTGTTAATAACAACGGCAACCGGCTCTTTAAATACGCCAATTTCGTTTTTTAGACCGTTAAAATTAAACCCGGTTTTTCCACCCACCGATGCATCAACCTGCGAAAGCAAGGTTGTTGGCACGTTAAGAAAATCGATACCGCGTTTAAAAGTGCTGGCTGCAAAACCCGCCAAATCGGTAAGCATTCCTCCGCCAATATTAATCAACAGCGATTTGCGGTCGCCTTCGTTTTCCGACAAAAACTGCCAGATGGTTTCAACCGAGCCAATCTTTTTATTGCTCTCTCCGGCCGGAACCACCACTTTTTTAATGGCATTTTCGGCCAAAAAACTATTCAGTTTGGCTACCCAAAGTTTATCAACGGTTTCTTCGGTAGCCAGAAAAACCTTGCCCTTTGGATAGTTATCGATATAAGCCTGCAGTTCCTGTTCCAACTTTCGGCTGTAAATTATTTTAGAGTAAATCTTTGAATTTCCCATAAGTAGCTGCTAAATTGCGATAAAGTTACAATAAAAATGGCATTGCCTTTTTTTAAGAGTGCCCGCGGTAATAGTTTTAGATATTTAATAACGAACGATGACAATAAAAAACACGGATAAGGTTTCGAAGATCAAAAAAATATTCTTCCTGGTTTCCATACTAATTGCGTTGGGTATTCTGGCGTTGTTTTTGCTCGACCATGTTATGTATGCACTTGCCGGAGTGGGCGTTTTTTCCATATGGTATCTTTATTTTCATGTGGCCGATTTTCAATACATCGAGTTTTCCGACGATGCAGACAAAATTATTCTTCGTTATTACAAAGTGATCAGTTTTACCGGAAAAGCCTATAATTCCATTGAATTCCCCAAGTACCGCTTAAGAAAGGCGAACTTCGAGAGTTCATTTTTTGGTAAATTATCCGATTTAACTCTCGTAATAAAAACCGATCGAGGAATTGCTGAATATCCGACGGTTAGTTTAGCCGGATTAACTATCGAAGACCGCGAACGTATTCAGGAGTCACTAAATTCAATCATAAAAACCTAAACCTGAACTCCCTGCACTTATGAACGAAGACCTTAAATACAAAGTGGCACTATCGATGCTTCCCAATATTGGAGGTATTCTTGCCCGTAACCTGGTTGCCTATATTGGCAGTGTCGAAGGTGTTTTTTCGCAATCGGCTAAAGCACTAACAAAAGTTCCCGGAATTGGAGAAGCTTATGCCCGGCAGATAAAGAAAAACAATGTGTTGCCCAAGGCTGAAAAAGAGCTGGAATACATTGATAAAAACGGAATAGACATCCATTTTTATACCGATGTAACGTATCCGCGCAGATTAAAAAGCTGTGTTGACGCGCCACTTATTATTTACACCAAAGGCAATATGAATCTGGATGCCGAACGGGTAATCAGCATTGTGGGCACGCGTAATGCCACGGAATACGGCAGGTCAATCGTTGATGATCTGTGCCGCGAATTTGCCGAACGGAAGTACAAAATTCTTATCGTGAGTGGTTTGGCTTATGGCATTGATGTACAAGCCCACCGATGTGCCCTGAACTACAAGCTGCCTACCGTTGGTGTAATTGCTCATGGGCTCGATACGCTTTACCCGGCAATACACAAACAAACAGCAGAAAAAATGCAGGAATGCGGCGGAATTGTTACTGATTTTCCGAGCAATACAAAAATAGACCCGGCCAATTTTATTAAACGTAACCGCATTATTGCCGGATTGGCCGATGCAACAATTGTGGTGGAATCGGCCCAAAAAGGAGGCTCGCTGATTACTGCCGATATTGCCTCATCGTATAACCGCGATGTTTTTGCTTTCCCGGGCCGGGCGGGCGATACTTACTCGAAAGGCTGTAACCTGCTGATCAGAAACAGCGGAGCTACTTTAATTGAAGGCATCAACGACCTGGAATACTTTATGGGCTGGGAAAAAACAGATAAAGTTGACGCCATTCAGTCGAGTTTGTTTATCGATTTAAATCCTGACGAACAAAAAGTAGTTGACCTGTTAAAAGAAAAAGGTGAACTATTTATCGATCAGATTTCCGCCGAAATAAAACTGCCTGTAAGCCGTATTTCTGCTATGTTGCTCAACCTTGAATTTAAAAACCTTGTACTTGCGCTCCCCGGTAAAATGTACAAATTGAGGTAAGTCGGCTTTATTTTCTAATTTTGCACCCAAACAGAAAACGTTGTTTTCTAAATTTTATAGAATGAAGAAGACTTTTGAAGAATTAAAAGTTGCAAAATCGATATTAAAATCGCTGGATGACATTGGGTTTACTACGCCAACACCCATACAGGAAAGAGCTATTCCGAAAATTAATTCGGGAGTGAACATTGTTGGTGTGGCGCAAACCGGAACCGGAAAAACGGCGGCTTACCTGCTTCCCTTGCTTAGCCGTTTAAAAAAGCCTGAAGGAGTTGATCCGCGTGTTGTAATTCTTGTTCCTACGCGCGAACTATCCATTCAGGTGGGAGAAGATATTGCAGAATTAACAAGTTATTCGGAGTTACGTCATGCTGCGGTATTTGGAGGCATTGGCTGGACAAAACATGCTGCTTTGCTGGAGCCGGGTATTGATATTCTGGTGGCTACACCGGGCCGTATGTGGGATTTGTACCAGGCCGGTGCACTGCGCCTAAAGAAGGTAAAATACCTGGTTATCGACGAAGCTGACCGTATGCTCGACATGGGATTTATTCCTCAAATCAAACAACTTCAGGAAATCATTCCGTCGCGCAGGCAAAACCTGTTGTTTTCGGCTACCTTCTCGGAAAAGATTGAAACGCTGGCAGAAGAGTTTCTCGACCATTACGACAAACTGGAAATAGCACCATCGGCCACTCCGGTTGGGCTGGTAACACAAAAGTGTTATAAGGTTCCGAATTACAGGACAAAACTTAATCTTATCAAGCATCTTCTTCAAGACGAAGAAAATTTTACGCGGGTAGTTATTTTTGTAAAAACGAAGGAACATGCCGAGGGCGTTTACAAAGTAGTACAGCGAAAAGCGGAAGGCGAAAAACGTATTCTCCATTCGAACAAAGCACAAAACTCGCGTATTAATTCCATCCAGGCCTTTAAAAGTGGTGAGGTTCGGATATTAATCACTACCGATGTTTCGGCGCGGGGTATGGATGTGAGCCAGGTGAGCCACGTTATTAACTTTGATTTGCCGAATGATTACGACGATTATATCCACCGAATTGGACGAACTGCGCGCGCCGGAAATAAAGGCGATGCCATTACTTTAATCGATCCATCGGCAGAGTGGCACTGGAAAAAGATTGAAAGTTTGATGCGCCAGGAAATTCAGCTTCTGGATTTGCCCGAAGAGGTAGAAGTGGTTGAATCGGAGTTCAAAGAAAACCAGGATATGTTGCGCGAGATCGACCGTCAGCGCAAAATCGACGATCCTACTTTCCAGGGGGCTTTTCATCAGAAAAAAAGAAAAGGCTCGTCAAAACGTTCGTTCGAAGATAAATTTGCACGAACAAAAGAACGTCAGAAACGGAAAAAAAGAAGAAAATAAAAGCAAAATTGCCAACGGAAATCAGCGTTGGCAATTTTGTTTTTTGGGCAGTGGATATACACCTATTGAAAGTCGCAATTTTGGCCTTGCGAAATCCGGGGCATCAAGCACACTCAACTCCACCGTACAATTTACCAACTTTCAAAGTCACTGTTTATTTTTTTATTTCCCATTTCGGAGTAACAGCGATTCTTTTTCCATCATCCGTTGTATGTTCTTCCAACGAGTTTTCTTTCGCCTGGATACACATGTACACCATGTTTTCTTCCGAGGTGTTGCATAAACTTCTCACACCATCGGGTGCAACTCGTATTACACTTCCTTCCTGAACGGGAAAACAATCATCATCGACCTGGTAATAACCTGAGCCTTTAAGTATAATATAGGTTTCTTCGTCTTTGTAATGTATATGGAAATATCCCAATTCTGATTTTGGCGGTATGGTGGTAAACGATATTTCTGTTCCGGTTGATTTGGTAGGCTCTTTTAAAAACACTTTCCCTTTAATCTCGGTTTTTAGTTTTGGATGAATAAGTGAATAGTTTCCTACATCTTCTAAACTACCCACATTTACTGCCGTATAATTCTTGTTTTCTGAAATCAATTCTAATTTTTTCATTTTCCTGTGTTTTTTAGATTAGACAATCTCTTAACCTATTTGTTTTATTCCCATTGCTGTAGCCAGCGGTTTTTCTCAATTTCATATCTTCTGTCGGTGCAATTATCTCTTTCATTGAAAAATTCACTCACGGGGTTCATAAACTTGTCTAAAATTTTTACCGAACCAGAGTTTGCAATATTTACATCTGCTGTTACTTTGCTAACTTTCAATTGCTGAAAATAATATTCCAACATTCCTTTTGTTATTTCTGTTCCGTATCCTTTTCCCCAATAATTTACTCGAAAACGATATCCTAATTCCTTATCATTATTATCATTTATCAGAAACAGAGCAAGTCCAATCAATTCAGTATTTCCCGTTTCATAAATACCGCACGCACATTTTTTATATTTCAAATCATCTAATTCAAAGTTCTGAACTTTGTTGAATCTATCCGTTATTTGGCCTTCCGAAAATGCTTTTTGAGGAATTAGTTCTAAAACTTTTGGGTCGGTAAACAGTTCAGCAAAATACACTCTATCTTCTGCCTTTAAACTTTTAACTACTAATCGTTCTGTTTTAAATAATTCCATTTTTGATTTCGTCTGTGTTAACGGTTGGTGTATGAATCGTTGGACACTTAAATGCGTTTCAGGATCAAGCCGCTAAGCAGTTTTCCAAGTGTTATACATTTAAATTTCAACATGTTATGTGCAATGACCTATATTTTTTGGTGTGTATAGTTTTTATTCATTTTCTATTCCCAATGTTGGCAGTTGTTTTACTTTGTGATAAGCTAATGTTGCTTTGATGCATTCTTTCAATTCTTTCTTTGGGATCTTGTCTTTTATTTGAAACACGATTGCCCGGTTTCCCTCAAAATCAAAGTCATTCTTGAATACTTCTCTAAAAGTCTCTACAAGTCTGCTGGTACATTTGAAATACATAGCATATTGATCTGGCGTTTTTGCCTTCCAGTCCATTCTCAGGGTACTCCCGTGCTTGGTAATATAACTTGGTTCTCCCCATTTCAGTGTTTCTTCCAATGTTGTGACGTCCTCAAGTTCATTAGCAGCCTCTAATACCAGCTCTCTCAGTTCCAACATTTTCTTACGAACTCCATCTGGATAATTGGCAAAAACTACCTCAACTTCAGCGTTTGTATTTACCTTCATTTTTTCATTCCTCAAATTACACACAAAGACAGTCTGACGGTTTGGCTAAGTGCCGTACGGGAATTCGAAGCACTTCACTTTCCATACAGCACGGAGCCAATTCGTTTAATCATATTTTCATTTTTTACGTCAATCGTCAAAGACGAATTGGCAGTGTTGCAACGAAGAACTACGGTCAAATTACCTGCTGAATCCCGCATTACATATAACTTTTGTTCGCGAAACGTTATTTTATTCATTTTGTTGAACCGTATTATTTGCCATATCTCTGACATATTCATTAGTGTCATTCATTAATTTGTCCATAATTTCTTTTGGCGTTAATTTATTCCCTGCAACTCCCTGTCGAACTTCCCAATTTTTATCCGTCGAAAGTTTCTTCAAAATTTTTTGAGATTTTGTATCCCAGGCAATACTTCTTCTAACTTCCAAAATTTTAGAATCCGATAAATTTTCCTGAATCGATTCAGGAAGATTTGGGTGAACTGCAATAGTAGCAATAGCTCTTTTATTATTTCTATTGATGGCTTTTTTATAAACTTTAATTACTTGAGTAGTATCCAATGTTTTGTCTTCTGATTTTTTTATTAAGTTATTTCTTTGTCTTATGTACACTTCAGGAACTGCTATTATCAAAATAACGATTAAACCTAATGTAATTGAAATATTAACTGTCCTTGATTTATGTTTTGTGTATAAAACAAAAATGGAAGTTATTGTCAGACTTAAGGCGGAGAAAAATAGAAAAGTTTCTATTATACGAAAGGTTATCCACAAAGCGTACAAAATATTACTAACGCCCATTAATTTAAATGGTTTTATTCCTTCAATTAGTATATACAGTAGTACTGCAATTAAACCAATTGCGATGCTAAATAAAAGTCTTGTTTTTACTTTATATAGTTTCATTTTTTGGTTTTTTTAGAACAATACATATTAATTTATAATTTTCGCTGACGGTTGGTACATGTGGTCGGAGCGGTCCCGATGAAATCGGGAGTGTCAGACCCGCAGAAAAGTGAGCGAAAGGTCTGACTTGTCAGACCGCTATCCCCCCCGCCTGCCATATACTATTTGTTATAAGCCGTAATTTAATTTTCATTGTTTTTAATCAATTTGTTGACCAAATTTACTAATGCTAAATCATCTGGAGAAATCACGATTTTTTCATTGTCTTTTGTGTCAATTAGTATCCAGTTTGTATCTCGACTTGTCAAAATTGTCATTTTATTATTCCTTGTCGAAGAATAATATCCAATATTTCCTAAAACTCCTTCGACTCCAAATATTCGAATTAATCCTTTTCTGTCCTCAGAATCAAAAATTCTCAAGTTTCGAATCTCTCGAATGCTTATAGCTTTTCGGGTAAATCTACTTTTAATTATCAAGTCGCCATTTAAAATTTTATATGAAATGGGTGTCTTATAAATTCCAAAAATACAAGCAATTATATATGTCAATGACAGAAAGATAGCGAAGAAAAGAAGTCCGATATGATTGTCCGATTTTAAAAATAAAAAACTTGTCAAAAGAGCAAAAACTAAAAAGACAAAAACAGTCTTGATTTTTGTTCTCTTGTCCATAGAAGATTTACATTCAAATATTGCATTTTCCATATTATACGCGATTTCATTATGCCTTTTACCACGTGTTAGGTTTAGTTTTTTATTTGTATTTATATTTTGTTGTTCTTTTATCTCCATATTTCTCGACAATCCCATCGTCAACAGCAACTTTTAAGTCTCTACTAGCAGTTGCTTGAGATATATTTTTAAATGCTCTTAAATAATCTTGTCTTGAAAATTCTTTTGTCCCAATGATTTCTTTAAAATTTGAGATTCTGTCAATATTGGTTAGACTAATATTTTGAACTTTTAATAATTCTTCGAGTGCATCTTTTATTATTTCGAGCATGAATTCTATAAAAGCAGTTGAAGTTCCCTGTTTATCTGATTTTCCTAAAACATTGTAATATTCTTGTTGTCTGGATTTTACCAAACTTTCAATTGGAAGAAATTCGAAAACAGGAGAGTGTTCTTTTAAAATCATAGTTTGCCAAAGCCGACCCATTCTGCCGTTTCCGTCGATGAACGGGTGAATAAATTCAAATTCGTAATGGAAAACACAACTTTTTATTAGAATTAAATCGTCGTCGTTTTTGAGATAATTAAACAAATCAGTCATTAACGAATAAACCATTTCTCCGGGAGGTGCAATGTGGGCGATGTCGCTACCTTTAACAATTCCAACCGAACCGGTTCGAAGTTTTCCTGGGTTTTCAATCAATTCCTTCATTAAAATTTCCTGTGCTTTGCACAACGATTTCAATTCGTAGACTTTAAATTTATTGAGTTGATTATAAACCTTGATTGCATTTTTGACTTCCAGAATGTCTTTTTTAGGAGCAAGAATTCTTTTGTTGTCAAGCAAGTCTGTAATTTGCTCAACAGTCAAAGTATTTCCTTCAATCTCAAGTGAAGACTGAATTGTTTTAATTCGATTTCTTTTTCTTAATTCAGTTGGAGGTTTATTTAAATGAGCAGCATTTACTTCTCCGATTTTTTCTGATATAGAAGCAATTAAGTTTAAAATTTTACTCGTTATTTTGTATGGTGGCTTCATAGTTTAAAATCTTGATACTATCATATGATACTATCAAAAATAGTCATAATTGTTTATGCTGCAATCTTTTTTCAAAATTAAACCTAACGGCAGTCTGTCTAAAAACCCTTTCCCGGGGCATTAAAATTGAGCTTTATTAAGTGGCCAGGGATGCGGATTTCATAACAGATGGTTTTTATTGTTTTGTATTGTATTCGGTTTCTGTGGTTTAAAAATAGCTCTAAAAGATCAAAAATTGAACATAAAACAGAAAAAATACTTGTGATGTATTTTTCTAACTTTTTTATGCCCACAATATTGATTATTCGTCTGAGGTTGTATGCCGACATTATAAAACCAAAATCGGCTTCAGCTCTTTTCATGTACTTTTTGGTGATAATATAATTGAATCCCCACTGACGTTTAATGGTCCCGAAGGGGTGTTCCACAATGGCCTGCCGTCGTTTGTACAGTTTTTCGCTTTCCTGAACGCGTTTTTTGTTGTTTTCAATATTGCCGGCAAACTCGCTTCGCCTGACTTGCTTGCCGTTTGCAGCCGATTTTGTGCACAGCGGGCGGACCTCACAACTTTTACATTTAGGTGTTGTGTAGTTGCGGAAGCGATAGGCTGTTTCTCCGGCACCGTTTTTTGCGTGGTGCCAGTAGCCGGTGGTTCTTAGGGTGTGACCCTGCAAACAGGTGTAAGTATCGGTTTTCGGGTCGTAATCAAAATGTTCCACATCGTACCTAAGGTCCGGAGCATGCGAGGCTCCTGAAAACGGAGGAATGGCTACAATTGCCGGAATACCGAGCGAATCGGCGATGGCCAGTTCGCTTCCGGTATGGTAGCCTTTATCGTAAAGGGCAGTAAAATCGTTGTGTCGAAGTATTGTCTTTGCTCTTCTGAGCATTGTTCCCATTGCCTTTTTATCGTTTGCATTGGTTATTTTATAATCGATAGGGATGTAGTTTTTTGCATCGACCGAAGTTTGCGCCGAGTAGGCTACTTCGGTAATGTTGTTGCGCGTGATCTGGTGACGGCTGTCGGGATCGGAAGTTGAGATCTGTCGTTGCCCCGATTTTTTTAGCTCTTGTTCAATCTTTTTATAGCCATCTTTTCGCTGGTTTTGCTTTTCAATTTCGTTTTCAATTTCCTGCTTTTTATCTCCATCGCTTTCGGCCAGTGCTTTGTTGTATTCAGCCAGTTTGTTTTCGATGTACTCCAGGTGACGGTCTATTTTCTTTTGGTTGTAGTTGTTCTTTTTGCTGTTCTGGGCACGCAGTTTTGTACTGTCGCCTGCAATCAGCGTTCCGCCAATAAGGTTAAAATACGTTGCAATCTTTACGGTTTCGCGGAATACTTTTTTGATGGCCTTTGGGTTATCGCGCCTGAAGTTAGCGATAGTGTTGTGATCGGGACGCAGCGTTTTCAATAGCCACATTAATTCAATGTTTCGCTTGCACTCCTTCTCCAGTTTCCTCGACGACCTTAACTGATTAAGATAGCCATAAATGTAAAGTTTAAGCAAGTCGGCTGGGTGGTAAGCAGGACGCCCGTTTTCAATATGGTCAACCCTGAATCCGAATTCTTCCAGCTTCAGACTGTTAACAAAAACATCGATTAAGCGCACTTCGTTGTCTGCATTTATGGCCTGGTCGAGCGACACCGGGAAAAGTGATATTTGTGATCTGTTTTGCCCTTTGAGATACTTCATGCCTGAAGATACTTAATCGCTGGGTTCAAAGGTGTTAACAACCTGCGGAGTTCTTAACAAATTGTGGTTAGGTTTTTAGACAGTCTGACGGTCACTTGTATGTGGTCGGAGCGGTCCCGATGAAATCGGGAGTGTCAGATCCGCAGAAAAGTGAGCGAAAGGTCTGACTTGTCAAACCGCGAAAACCCCCGCCTGCCATATACAAATGGGTTGTATTTCTATTTTTTTTCATCATTCAAACTGATTCTGCTTCTATTTACCGTAAATAATGTCCAAACGATTTTCGCCAGGATTTAAACTAAAGTGTCCCCACAAAAAAGTGAAAGCCAATCCAGTCACAATTACTAACAGATTTAAAGTCAATAAATTTGATTTATTAATTTTATAAAAGTCAAATATTTGTTTTTGATTCATTAAAATAATAAATCCAATCGGTAAAATTCCAGTCAAGTAATAATACCAGTCAAGATTGTCGGTTGGTAGAAAAACTAAATAGATAAGAGCCAATAAAAAGGTAAATATATTCGTTGTCAAAACCCATCCCAGAGGTCTACGCAGAAAAAAGCCACAAATTGCCAGCAAGAGTATCAATGGATAAAGAAAAGTACGGGCATTGGATATTAATTTCAATTCTTGTCCTAAAGTCAACTTTTTGCCATAGAGAATCTCAAAAGTGTAAAAGTCATTATAAATGTTTAGAAATAGTTTTATTAATCCAATCAAAAGAACAATCCCAATAATCAGTCTTGCAATATTTATTTTGGAATTTAGTGTTGACATCTTATGAATTTGTTTATGTTCAGTTGCTTTTTTAATATAACCCAGAACGGTTTGGCTATGTGGAGTGCGGGACTTTGAGATGCTTCACAGTCAGACTGCCACTGAGCCAATTCGTTTATTCATATTTTAGTTTTTATAGCCAAATCGTCAAAGACGAATTGGCAGTGTTGCAACGAAGAACTGCGGTTGAATTACCCGCTGAATCCCCCATTACATATAACTTTTGTTAGCAACTGTAGTTTTGCTTTATTTTTATTTGTCGATTTAACTTTCTCAAAAACATACCCTTCTTCTCCCTTTTGTTTATACCTAATTTTGTAGTCGTCATGTCTTACAACTGAATCCCATAATATCTCTGCACAGTCTGGGCAATTAGGTGAAAACCTTACCATTATCAGTGTGCCAACAGGGATTGGTTTCCAAAATCGTTTTGTAGTAATTTTATATTTTTGGTCTTTATAATTTAAATAAAATCCTGTCGAAACGGCTTGTGTCCCATTTCCAAGCATGTGTTGTTTTGAATAATAGCAAAATACTTTTTGAGTTAAACAATCATCTTCTGCAAGTAATCTTTCGCATTTATTCTCCTTTAAGATAAACCAAAAGAATATGCTGAAGATTATGCCCCCAGGAACAATTACAACCAATAGTCTTCTCCTTGACATTTTCTCCATATTTTGTAAAACTGTTTTAAATCTGTGTTCATTTACTATTGTTGCTAACGGTTGGGACATCTGGTCGGAGCGGATTTCGGAGAGCCCCGAAGCTTCGGGGCGCAGTTGGTGTACCACCAAACCCCGCCCTGCAATATGTACTGGGTTTTGGGCTGGGTTTTAATTTCATTTCTTTAAATTTTAATCTATATATCTCATTCTCAAATTTGTCAAAGTCGAAATTTTTAAAATAGTCCATGTTTGAATTAAAGAAAATTGTGTCATTCAATTCAGTTCCTGGATTTATGTCAACATACATTTTTTTGTTTTTATATGTTTTTCCAATCAATTTCAAAAGGAATGCAGTGTCGTTAAAAACGAAATAAGAATCTGTTTTTGCTTTCTTATTTATCAGAATCGCTTTTACATTGTAAACATTGTCTTTGGGAGCCGAATTGTCAAGATAATGAACAAGGTTATTGAAGCTATTAAATTCAATTTCGTTTTCCAGTTTTAAAATCAAATTTTCTCCAAAATCTGATGTTTTTATTTTGCAACCGTTTAACCGGTAATTAAACTCAATCGGGTCGTAATCACTTTCAAATGAATGCAACACTTTTTCAATGTGCTCTAAATTTGTTGTGTTGACGAATATATATTTGTCAAATTCTGAGAATGAAATTTTGGCTGGTCTTGAAGCGTCCTCAATTTCCTTAATAAATAATTTGAGTCCAAAGATTTTGTCAATTATCCAAGCGGGCAACCAAATAGGTATGAAAACAATTTGTGCTGCTAAATTAGGATGAGATTTGAGTCCACGAAGAAAAGACTTGAACATGTAAATTGGGTCACGCAAAATCAAATAAAGGACTAGTCCAATCCCAACTATAATAATTGTCGATATGATTAAATCAAAGGTGTCCATTCATTATTTTGCTTTTTTCAACCTTTCCCATAACTAGTTTATATGTAAGTAAAAACCTTCTTATAATCGCTAAACTGTTAGTTATTGAAAGGTTTTTGTGTTTTATATACAAGCTGTTTATATGCGTATTCAATGGTACAGGAATTTTTAGTGCATTAAAGCTAAACATATTTTTTATGTTTCAGGTTGTTAGGGGGTAAAAACTAGTAACATAAGCCAAGTACACCAAACCGCAATACAAAAAAACACCACCTCCGAAATCCTGCATACATACAGATTCAAAAGTGGTGCACCTTATAAAAAAATTACCCTTCGTATAGCCCTAACAGAACTAAGACAATCCTTAAGCCGAGCTATGAATATGTTTTATTAACCTTGAGAAACCCCTGGTTTAACATTTTCTTTAGTGATTGACTACAAATTTTGAAAAGCGTTTAAAGCGTGATACAAACCATCGGTCGTTTTAAAGCCTTTTTTCTATCCGGAAAAGATATTACTTACACAAATAATGTCTTATCCACCTCATCAAAATGTGTGATTTGCTGACAGGAAAAACCATCGTACAGCGCATTGTCCGAATTTACGATAATCACCTTCCCTGCTCCGGAACGAATTGCCGCTTCAACCCCGGCATGCGAGTCTTCAAAAATCAAAGTTTCTTCTGCTTTTGTTCCAATGGCCGAAATGGCTTTTTTAAACAAATCGGGGTGCGGTTTTCCGCGCAGTGTACCATCGTTGTAGATAATATGTTCGGGCCTGAAATACTTAAGCAAGGGGAAATGCT
This genomic interval carries:
- the aroB gene encoding 3-dehydroquinate synthase; translated protein: MGNSKIYSKIIYSRKLEQELQAYIDNYPKGKVFLATEETVDKLWVAKLNSFLAENAIKKVVVPAGESNKKIGSVETIWQFLSENEGDRKSLLINIGGGMLTDLAGFAASTFKRGIDFLNVPTTLLSQVDASVGGKTGFNFNGLKNEIGVFKEPVAVVINTDFLKTIDRNNFISGFAEMIKHGLIHSTEHLAELKDFDFDTIDYDLLQEIIRHSVNVKEYFVANDLTENNIRKALNFGHTVGHAFESLAMKQNRPILHGYAVAYAMIAELFLSVNRCGFPQTDCNELTKWMLDIYGKFEIEESDFEALYQLMTHDKKNESGRINFTLLPKVGEIAINQNCSKELILEALKFYKSL
- the dprA gene encoding DNA-processing protein DprA: MNEDLKYKVALSMLPNIGGILARNLVAYIGSVEGVFSQSAKALTKVPGIGEAYARQIKKNNVLPKAEKELEYIDKNGIDIHFYTDVTYPRRLKSCVDAPLIIYTKGNMNLDAERVISIVGTRNATEYGRSIVDDLCREFAERKYKILIVSGLAYGIDVQAHRCALNYKLPTVGVIAHGLDTLYPAIHKQTAEKMQECGGIVTDFPSNTKIDPANFIKRNRIIAGLADATIVVESAQKGGSLITADIASSYNRDVFAFPGRAGDTYSKGCNLLIRNSGATLIEGINDLEYFMGWEKTDKVDAIQSSLFIDLNPDEQKVVDLLKEKGELFIDQISAEIKLPVSRISAMLLNLEFKNLVLALPGKMYKLR
- a CDS encoding DEAD/DEAH box helicase, which produces MKKTFEELKVAKSILKSLDDIGFTTPTPIQERAIPKINSGVNIVGVAQTGTGKTAAYLLPLLSRLKKPEGVDPRVVILVPTRELSIQVGEDIAELTSYSELRHAAVFGGIGWTKHAALLEPGIDILVATPGRMWDLYQAGALRLKKVKYLVIDEADRMLDMGFIPQIKQLQEIIPSRRQNLLFSATFSEKIETLAEEFLDHYDKLEIAPSATPVGLVTQKCYKVPNYRTKLNLIKHLLQDEENFTRVVIFVKTKEHAEGVYKVVQRKAEGEKRILHSNKAQNSRINSIQAFKSGEVRILITTDVSARGMDVSQVSHVINFDLPNDYDDYIHRIGRTARAGNKGDAITLIDPSAEWHWKKIESLMRQEIQLLDLPEEVEVVESEFKENQDMLREIDRQRKIDDPTFQGAFHQKKRKGSSKRSFEDKFARTKERQKRKKRRK
- a CDS encoding cupin domain-containing protein; translation: MKKLELISENKNYTAVNVGSLEDVGNYSLIHPKLKTEIKGKVFLKEPTKSTGTEISFTTIPPKSELGYFHIHYKDEETYIILKGSGYYQVDDDCFPVQEGSVIRVAPDGVRSLCNTSEENMVYMCIQAKENSLEEHTTDDGKRIAVTPKWEIKK
- a CDS encoding GNAT family N-acetyltransferase — its product is MELFKTERLVVKSLKAEDRVYFAELFTDPKVLELIPQKAFSEGQITDRFNKVQNFELDDLKYKKCACGIYETGNTELIGLALFLINDNNDKELGYRFRVNYWGKGYGTEITKGMLEYYFQQLKVSKVTADVNIANSGSVKILDKFMNPVSEFFNERDNCTDRRYEIEKNRWLQQWE
- a CDS encoding DUF1801 domain-containing protein; the protein is MKVNTNAEVEVVFANYPDGVRKKMLELRELVLEAANELEDVTTLEETLKWGEPSYITKHGSTLRMDWKAKTPDQYAMYFKCTSRLVETFREVFKNDFDFEGNRAIVFQIKDKIPKKELKECIKATLAYHKVKQLPTLGIENE
- a CDS encoding PH domain-containing protein, translated to MEIKEQQNINTNKKLNLTRGKRHNEIAYNMENAIFECKSSMDKRTKIKTVFVFLVFALLTSFLFLKSDNHIGLLFFAIFLSLTYIIACIFGIYKTPISYKILNGDLIIKSRFTRKAISIREIRNLRIFDSEDRKGLIRIFGVEGVLGNIGYYSSTRNNKMTILTSRDTNWILIDTKDNEKIVISPDDLALVNLVNKLIKNNEN
- a CDS encoding Fic family protein, with protein sequence MKPPYKITSKILNLIASISEKIGEVNAAHLNKPPTELRKRNRIKTIQSSLEIEGNTLTVEQITDLLDNKRILAPKKDILEVKNAIKVYNQLNKFKVYELKSLCKAQEILMKELIENPGKLRTGSVGIVKGSDIAHIAPPGEMVYSLMTDLFNYLKNDDDLILIKSCVFHYEFEFIHPFIDGNGRMGRLWQTMILKEHSPVFEFLPIESLVKSRQQEYYNVLGKSDKQGTSTAFIEFMLEIIKDALEELLKVQNISLTNIDRISNFKEIIGTKEFSRQDYLRAFKNISQATASRDLKVAVDDGIVEKYGDKRTTKYKYK